From a single Mycolicibacterium moriokaense genomic region:
- a CDS encoding SDR family oxidoreductase gives MKITVIGASGLIGTKVVGLLAADGHEVVAAARSTGVDVLTGEGLGEALTAANALVDVTNSPSFEDGPVLDFFTTATTNIVAAAKNGAVGHYVVLSIVGVDGLPHSGYMRAKVAQEKLLIESGLPYTIVRATQFAEFTDAITGSLTVGDEVRVPDALIQPIAADRVASEVALAAVSRPLNGIVNIGGPEKISFEQMANESLARQGDDTKTVVVDSDAEYFGTPLQRNSLVTVD, from the coding sequence ATGAAGATCACAGTGATCGGTGCCAGTGGGCTGATCGGCACCAAGGTAGTCGGGCTGTTGGCGGCCGACGGACACGAAGTGGTCGCCGCAGCCCGCAGTACAGGTGTCGACGTACTCACCGGTGAGGGGCTCGGTGAGGCGCTGACGGCCGCCAACGCGCTCGTCGACGTCACGAATTCCCCGTCGTTCGAGGACGGCCCCGTATTGGACTTCTTCACCACGGCGACCACGAATATCGTTGCCGCCGCGAAGAACGGGGCCGTCGGCCACTACGTTGTGCTGTCGATCGTCGGGGTGGATGGTCTGCCGCACAGCGGCTACATGCGCGCCAAGGTGGCCCAGGAGAAGTTGCTCATCGAGTCCGGCCTGCCGTACACGATCGTGCGTGCGACGCAGTTCGCCGAGTTCACCGACGCCATCACCGGATCGTTGACGGTCGGCGACGAGGTGCGCGTCCCCGACGCGCTGATCCAGCCCATCGCGGCTGACCGCGTCGCCTCCGAGGTCGCGCTCGCCGCCGTCTCACGGCCGCTCAACGGCATCGTGAATATCGGTGGGCCCGAGAAGATTTCGTTCGAGCAGATGGCGAACGAGTCACTGGCCCGGCAAGGCGACGACACGAAGACCGTCGTCGTCGACTCCGATGCCGAATACTTCGGCACGCCGCTGCAGCGCAACAGTCTCGTGACGGTCGACTGA
- a CDS encoding nucleotidyltransferase family protein, which translates to MSPKTAGVLLAAGAGRRFGMPKVLAAQGEWLTSAVAVLHDGGCDDVIVVLGAAIVDVPAPARAVVASDWSDGLSASLRAGLSVADADFAVLHTVDTPDVGADVVRRVLAAAQSSSSGLARAVYDGVPGHPVVVAHQYWAELLDGLHGDEGARRFLAARSDVIEVECADLATGRDIDVR; encoded by the coding sequence ATGTCACCGAAGACGGCTGGGGTGTTGCTCGCCGCCGGTGCGGGTAGGCGGTTCGGTATGCCGAAAGTGCTTGCCGCGCAGGGTGAGTGGCTGACATCCGCGGTCGCTGTGCTGCACGACGGCGGCTGTGATGACGTGATCGTGGTGTTGGGCGCCGCGATCGTCGACGTGCCCGCGCCCGCGCGTGCCGTCGTCGCAAGCGACTGGTCAGACGGGTTATCCGCCTCGTTGCGCGCGGGTCTGTCGGTGGCCGACGCCGACTTCGCGGTGCTGCACACCGTCGACACTCCCGATGTCGGGGCCGACGTGGTGAGGCGGGTGCTGGCTGCCGCGCAGTCATCGTCCTCGGGACTGGCCAGGGCGGTGTACGACGGCGTTCCCGGACACCCCGTTGTCGTGGCTCATCAGTATTGGGCCGAGTTGCTCGACGGCCTGCACGGTGACGAGGGCGCCCGACGCTTCCTTGCCGCGCGCAGCGACGTCATCGAGGTGGAGTGCGCCGACCTGGCGACCGGCCGCGACATCGACGTCAGGTAA